In Papaver somniferum cultivar HN1 chromosome 9, ASM357369v1, whole genome shotgun sequence, the genomic stretch GCTTTTAACACTTCAGTCAACAGGTCTACAGGTAAGACACCTTTTGAGATAGTGTATTCTAAAGTTCCTAATCATATTTTGGATTTGGTAGTACTACCAAAACTACGGCAGTCAAATGTGAAGGCAGATAATAAGCTAGAGAAAGCTTCACAGATTCATCAAGAATTAAAAACGAAACTTGAAGATTCTAACAGCATGTACAAAGAAGTTGCAAATCCACATAGACGAATAACGATGTTCAAAGAAGGAGAAGTGGTGTTGATTCATCTAAAAAAAGAGTGTTTCCCTACTGGAACTTACAACAAGACAAATATGAAAAAGTATGGACCattcaaaatacttaagaaaatcAGTAATAATGCTTATGTCATTGATCTTCCAGCAGATTTGAACATTTCTAATCTGATCTCAAACTCTTATTAGAGTATTACTTGTCTTTCAAGTCTTTGCTTTCCTAGTTTTGttagttttcattttctttacctAGTCAGGTCACGTAAGCCTATATAAGGGCTATGTCTTCTTGTTTTGAGAACATCTTATTATTTATCAGCTGAACACTTATTATCTTGATTATTCAATCATATTTTTATCAAGTTTCTTACGAAACTTAAACTCTCTTTGTATCTCCAGCAACTTGTTTGCTTTAAACCTTATCATTCTGCATTAGTATGGAAGATGAGGGAGGTTTAAAAATCCaaaatgtaaaaaacttgaacttagttaTGCTAGGAGAAATAGGTTGAATACTTAAGGAGAAACCTACACCTTATGGGCTCCTATCCTTAAGGTAACTACTACCCAAGTTGTGGCATTCTTCACATAAACAAGAGGCGGTCGGATACGGAAGGAATGCTGGCTAAATTCAAAACATAAAAAGTAAATGCTTCTGGAGGgagaaaaaaatccaacatatgggAAGATTATTGTATCCCaaatagggctgcacaacgggtagggtgggtaggatatgacctatacccgccaccctatccgtttattggcggttaagaaaatctttacccgtcaccctacccgccaaatagtgtataggataggatacggttaaaaaattgGCGGGTatggtagggttggcgggtatgggtagggtatgtgcacccctagtaggAATTGCTCGAAGAtcagtagggtaggataatttcgagctttacccgccaccctacccgtttattggcggttaagaaaatcttcacccgccaccctacccgccaaatagtggatagggtaggatacggttaaaaaactggcgggtagggtagggttggcgggtatgggtagggtatgtgcacctcTAATCCCAAACATTAGGCCTCCTATAAGCAAACCATAAGATCGACCCAGGGCATACTCTGGATGAGTGTGGTAGATTTttccctttttttattttttttttttttttgtaaattgagTGTAGTAGGTGAACATGGCACATGGATAAATACTTGTATTGATAAAACAAAAACCCAGTGCCAGACTGGTTTCCCCTATGGATATCAGTACATATAAGGAACACAGCGTAAAAATACTCTCCACATCTAAATCACAGTCGGTGGTCACCTATTTGCTTCAGATTGGACAGTGTTTCAAACTCCAAGGTAAGCGTGGAGTATTTAAACGGCCCATACTTCTACAGACCCAAATAAAATTGGGTTATTTTGTACACCACAGCAATCTGAACAACAAAAAGAAGCTGGCACTATTTTTATACAACCTAACTGTAAATCAGAAATAAGTCACCAACTCTGATTACTATTTTCAGAACAAATGATACAATTAACATTATCAAGAGAGGAACACATATACTAAAAAATTACACCAGCAAATCTACATATTACACTTGAGAAAAATGCATCATATTTTAGAAGGTTAAGAAACAAACTAAACACCACTGATGAAAAACCAATGAAGAAAAACCTGAACAATACAAGTGTGTTTCACGACTTAGAAGCTTTCAATAGCTTTTTCAAATAACCAAGGCACGAAGTGTACGATGCGATCCCATCGTTCCCAGCAAGAACTCTATACTTATCCTTCCTGGTGAAATTTGTACACTCAAATCCTAGTGTTGCAGCCAAAATCCTCTGCACATAATTTGCAACATCGTGAGGATTCTTGCCGGCCGAGCAAGTTGCCTCTGCTGGCAACTGGTTCAAGAAAGTGACCTCATAAACGGGCCTTGGATTCATAAAGAAGAAAATTGGATCCAGTCCTTTCCAACCCCTAGCCGTTGTTGCATGAAAGAACCCAACCCTGTAGTTCATTGCAACCGGTACAATCCGGTCCGTTAACTCAGCGAAAAGTGCGCTAAACCTCAAAAGAAATGGTTCTCGACATGTGGTTCCTTCAGGACACACAACAAGGTCACCTTTGGTTAGTATACTCTTTATCTTTTCAGCATCGACATGACGAACTCTAGTTAACCGGATAGTTGGTATTGGGGATAGGATTTCTGATAGGCGGGAAATGGAGTATGTCAGTGCAGGAACTTTGCGCTGGAGAACAACAGATAGGATGACAGGGTCCATTAACGTCCGGTGGGTACATACGAATAGAACACCGTCGTTGGaatttgatggtggtggtggtggtttaccTTTAACCACGACAGAAGCACCGAATATGTGGCTAGTGTAAGGGATAACAGACATCGGTAGTATTGCTCCAAGGGCAAGACGTGTTACAGCCAGTATAATTCCTATTGGAAACCATAAGATGATTAGGAGCGCCATTGATGGTGTCGGGCGTTTGACAAGACGACCATCATGGAAAATGACTGGTAGCGGTCGGATGAGTTGATGATCATCAttcttttggttgttgataaatGGTGGCTGCTTTTGTTCCTGTACACAGTTGAGAATGTTAATATTTTAAATAACTTGTGCATGCAAGGATGCATCTGAGACAATCATGGATCCCGAAATTGTTATAAATATATCAAAACATTCACTCACCTGGCACAAAGATAGAAAGGAGAGACCAGGTGCAGGAGATTGTCCTAACCCTAAATCAGGACGTTCTCCCTTGAACCAGGCCTGAACACGATTAGTAACTGAGCCAATATCATTTCGAATGAATCCAGTTGCATATCCAAATCTATTGATCACAAGCTCGCCCCCAATCACTTCATCAGCACGTAAATGCTCTTTCACAAATCGCTCCACCATAATCCGAGGACTTCTAGTCACTACAACTCTCGTATCACAGGAACTAAAAATTCTCCAAGCATTCATATCTATATCATCCATATAAAACTTAGGTAACACTGCTCTAGCAACTGACTCAATCTCCGTCTCTCGAACTCCCGCAGTTGCCATAAATATGCTTAACTTGAGACCAGCATCATTCATCCCAAGCAAATTTAGCAGTTGAATCACAGGCCATACAAGTAATAATAGAGCGAACCGAATCAAACCAGACCCTTCAAATGCTAGTAGCATGAAGTATGAGAAAGGATCTATATCCTTCAATAGCGTGCCTTCGAGTTCTGATACAACTGATGATGATGACAGCTCTAGTTGGCGCCTGTGTTCTTCGTTTTGTCTAGCATCCATCTTCTGTTCTTAATTGGTGTATGTGCAACCGTTGTTTCTGGAATCTGCAAAAAGAGTAATTGTTCTacttgttcttttcttttttgaaactaAGTTTAATATGCTAATCTAATGAAATGAAAGTAGGGGTTATATGGTTATCTGCTTAACTTAGCAAGTTTTTTTCCTTTCTTAAAATTCCACTGAAGTGAAGAAGTAGTATTGGTGGTTTATCTGTTGACAACAACTATTATATATAGTGTCATTTTTTTAGTATTCTTAGTTGATCTAGGGTTTTACTTGCTTCATCTTGTAGCACACGAGACTGAGGTTGGACCAATATAAACATGATGAAAAATTTGCTCACTTAACTTCAACTACTTCGTGTGTTTTCATGCAACCATTAATGTATATCTCCACGTATCCACCTAAAATCTTTTATGTCCAGCAATGCTGGACGCCTGGACTTTGTAAAAATTGGATTAATTTTATTACAAAGTTGGTACTATTGTGAATGCATTGGGctctaaaaaaatcaacatatCTTTTTCCAATAATATTAATCAATTTACCCATATACTGGTTGCGTGCAGATTTGTGCATATATGAATA encodes the following:
- the LOC113313710 gene encoding glycerol-3-phosphate acyltransferase 5-like; this translates as MDARQNEEHRRQLELSSSSVVSELEGTLLKDIDPFSYFMLLAFEGSGLIRFALLLLVWPVIQLLNLLGMNDAGLKLSIFMATAGVRETEIESVARAVLPKFYMDDIDMNAWRIFSSCDTRVVVTRSPRIMVERFVKEHLRADEVIGGELVINRFGYATGFIRNDIGSVTNRVQAWFKGERPDLGLGQSPAPGLSFLSLCQEQKQPPFINNQKNDDHQLIRPLPVIFHDGRLVKRPTPSMALLIILWFPIGIILAVTRLALGAILPMSVIPYTSHIFGASVVVKGKPPPPPSNSNDGVLFVCTHRTLMDPVILSVVLQRKVPALTYSISRLSEILSPIPTIRLTRVRHVDAEKIKSILTKGDLVVCPEGTTCREPFLLRFSALFAELTDRIVPVAMNYRVGFFHATTARGWKGLDPIFFFMNPRPVYEVTFLNQLPAEATCSAGKNPHDVANYVQRILAATLGFECTNFTRKDKYRVLAGNDGIASYTSCLGYLKKLLKASKS